In a single window of the Rhineura floridana isolate rRhiFlo1 chromosome 3, rRhiFlo1.hap2, whole genome shotgun sequence genome:
- the ANKRD33 gene encoding LOW QUALITY PROTEIN: photoreceptor ankyrin repeat protein (The sequence of the model RefSeq protein was modified relative to this genomic sequence to represent the inferred CDS: substituted 1 base at 1 genomic stop codon), translating to MPDTNTPPTLNESDQELYYEEGEEDEGSEGGHSDICSILSDDSVCPVYESAPSGNDDGMELTFYRLCLKNDAKLLQEKLDRRVTREEVMELDINGRNGLLVACFKGFVDIVTVLSKCPYLDINHQDNDGNTALMIAAQAGHITILNYLLNYYPTLELEMRDFRGLTALMKAAVQGRNECVAALLMAGADLTAVDPVKGKTAREWAALTGRFETIVRIXTLLQRPCAEQFCNKYLPQWPILPELVAKAAGTKPRAKHLLETICSTFTINFPHDPEPDGVMDHMVRMTTCLASPFVTTACQTVCPGSPPEVGKQRLSVPEILKDTPDPGTKSMVSASSCNGQLMTPTQVLLPYQPHNTIVKLLSFSLCMRHNSIFPGGIPKIELTKSPAQSPPKENEPRRSKDKNTLQLPQRQYKELKEEKKKEEEEGEEGKPKKKEKGKGKGKGKKS from the exons ATGCCAGACACAAATACACCACCCACCCTAAATGAGTCAGACCAAGAGCTATACTATGAGGAAGGTGAAGAGGATGAAGGGAGTGAGGGGGGACATTCAGATATCTGCAGCATCCTCTCTGATGACTCTGTCTGCCCTGTCTATGAATCTGCTCCGTCTGGCAATGATGATGGCATGGAGCTCACATTCTACCGGCTCTGTCTCAAGAACGATGCAAAGCTCTTGCAGGAGAAACTTGATAGGAGGGTGACCAGAGAAGAAGTCATGGAACTGGATATCAATGGACGG AATGGCCTATTGGTGGCATGTTTCAAGGGCTTCGTAGACATTGTCACTGTCCTCAGCAAATGCCCATACCTAGATATCAATCATCAGGATAATGATGGAAACACAGCACTCATGATAGCAGCTCAGGCAG GACACATTACTATTCTTAACTATCTTCTGAACTACTATCCAACATTAGAGCTTGAGATGAGAGACTTCAGGGGTCTGACTGCGCTCATGAAGGCTGCGGTACAAGGGAGGAATGAGTGTGTCGCAGCTTTGCTCATGGCAG GAGCTGACCTCACTGCTGTGGACCCAGTTAAAGGAAAGACAGCACGGGAGTGGGCAGCCCTGACTGGGCGCTTTGAAACGATTGTACGGATCTGAACCCTTCTGCAGCGCCCGTGCGCCGAGCAGTTCTGCAACAAGTACTTGCCACAATGGCCCATTCTGCCTGAGTTGGTGGCAAAAGCAGCGGGCACAAAACCCAGAGCCAAACACCTGTTGGAGACAATCTGCTCCACCTTCACAATCAATTTCCCACACGACCCTGAGCCAGATGGTGTGATGGATCACATGGTGCGCATGACCACTTGCTTGGCCAGCCCGTTTGTGACCACTGCTTGCCAAACTGTCTGTCCTGGTAGCCCACCAGAAGTGGGCAAGCAGAGACTCTCAGTGCCAGAGATCCTCAAGGACACACCAGATCCTGGCACCAAATCCATGGTCAGCGCATCATCCTGCAATGGGCAACTCATGACACCAACCCAGGTTCTGCTGCCGTACCAACCCCACAATACCATTGTGAAGCTGCTGTCTTTTTCCTTGTGCATGCGACACAACAGCATCTTCCCTGGAGGGATCCCAAAAATCGAACTCACCAAGTCGCCTGCCCAGTCACCTCCCAAAGAGAACGAGCCGCGACGCTCCAAGGACAAGAATACATTGCAGCTGCCACAACGGCAGTATAAAGAGCTcaaggaagaaaagaagaaagaagaggaagaaggagaagaagggaaacCCAAGAAGAAAGAGAAGGGCAAGGGGAAAGGAAAAGGCAAAAAATCGTAA